One Chlamydiota bacterium DNA segment encodes these proteins:
- the nadK gene encoding NAD kinase yields the protein MSNIFIFSNFTKPQTAKVTSQVIQFLNEHQMYVFVEDKYADTKTKKLSTIPPEDIDYCISIGGDGTILEFLHTFSKIKAPLLGINLGKLGFLADVRLDELIPSLKAFVNQEFNIEERLMLEYNNLFALNDIVIHRASNPALIELNIHVDGNYFNTFRADGIIIATPTGSTAYSLSAGGPIITPSIKALCLTTICPHAISNRPIVFLPEKELVVEYISPYKPVEVTIDGITQFHLKTKESLTIHIAKRTFKLLNLQKIDTFATLRNKLNWSGKF from the coding sequence ATGTCTAATATTTTTATTTTTAGCAATTTTACAAAACCTCAAACGGCCAAGGTCACTTCTCAAGTGATCCAGTTCTTAAATGAGCATCAAATGTATGTCTTTGTAGAAGATAAATATGCAGATACTAAAACCAAAAAGCTTTCCACAATCCCACCCGAAGATATCGATTATTGTATTTCTATTGGTGGCGATGGTACCATTTTAGAATTTTTACATACGTTTTCGAAAATTAAAGCGCCTCTTTTAGGTATCAATTTAGGAAAACTTGGATTTTTGGCAGATGTCAGGCTCGATGAGCTTATCCCAAGCCTAAAGGCTTTTGTCAATCAAGAGTTTAATATAGAAGAGCGCCTCATGTTAGAATATAACAACCTCTTTGCTCTCAATGATATCGTCATTCATCGCGCTTCCAATCCAGCCCTTATTGAGCTTAACATCCATGTTGATGGAAATTATTTTAACACATTTAGAGCTGATGGAATCATTATTGCAACACCGACAGGCTCTACAGCCTATTCTTTGTCTGCAGGTGGGCCCATCATCACACCTTCGATCAAAGCTCTTTGTTTAACGACTATCTGCCCACATGCGATCTCTAATCGCCCCATTGTCTTTTTACCAGAAAAAGAACTTGTCGTAGAATATATCAGCCCCTACAAACCTGTGGAAGTCACGATCGATGGGATTACTCAATTCCATCTAAAAACGAAAGAATCTCTGACTATTCACATTGCAAAACGCACCT
- the xseB gene encoding Exodeoxyribonuclease 7 small subunit produces the protein MTKKQKFEEAFQRLEDILQHMNSTSIELEEALNLYQEADELIDHCAQKLKNAEQKIEILIKKQTQENTSFETKEFDKTDV, from the coding sequence ATGACAAAAAAACAAAAATTTGAAGAGGCTTTTCAACGCCTAGAAGATATTTTACAACACATGAACTCAACAAGCATTGAATTAGAAGAAGCTTTAAACTTGTACCAAGAAGCTGACGAATTGATTGATCATTGTGCACAAAAACTGAAAAATGCAGAACAAAAAATTGAGATTTTGATCAAAAAACAGACCCAAGAAAATACCTCTTTTGAAACTAAAGAATTTGATAAAACCGATGTCTAA